The Novosphingobium terrae genome has a window encoding:
- a CDS encoding IclR family transcriptional regulator: MSDKDTADDAGESNGETTIKGAQTLMRALDILDEVIDRPIRAADLARKLNMNRTTAHRLAHALRLRDYLSVTPEGFALGPKLLQLGASASEQTDYVRIARPKMEALSNQTGFCVFIGNREGNWSRHLDRITGRQRLRVATAPGDRRPIAETGLGKALLLDDTEASWKKLWKQAHADAASDEEIAAFLERMRGYKAEGLVRHDSELGDGVRSIAAPVRNARGAIVVAISIASAATYLTDDIAGDLAEGVRHCAQEVSAAIGWRPDR; the protein is encoded by the coding sequence ATGAGCGACAAAGACACTGCCGACGACGCCGGTGAGAGCAACGGCGAAACCACGATCAAGGGCGCCCAGACGCTGATGCGCGCGCTCGACATTCTCGACGAGGTGATCGACCGCCCAATCCGCGCCGCCGATCTGGCCCGCAAGCTGAACATGAACCGCACCACCGCGCATCGCCTGGCCCACGCCTTGCGCCTGCGCGATTATCTCTCGGTCACGCCCGAGGGATTTGCGCTGGGCCCCAAGCTGCTGCAGCTGGGCGCTTCGGCCAGCGAACAGACTGATTATGTCCGCATCGCGCGGCCCAAGATGGAAGCGCTGTCGAACCAGACCGGTTTCTGTGTGTTCATCGGCAACCGTGAGGGCAATTGGTCGCGCCATCTCGACCGGATCACCGGACGCCAGCGGCTGCGTGTCGCCACCGCTCCGGGCGACCGCCGCCCCATCGCCGAGACGGGTCTGGGCAAGGCGCTGTTGCTCGATGACACCGAGGCGAGCTGGAAGAAGCTGTGGAAACAGGCCCATGCCGATGCCGCCAGCGATGAAGAGATCGCCGCTTTTCTGGAGCGCATGCGCGGCTACAAGGCCGAGGGTCTGGTCCGCCATGACAGCGAGCTGGGCGATGGCGTGCGGTCCATCGCGGCGCCGGTGCGCAATGCGCGCGGGGCCATCGTGGTGGCGATCAGCATCGCCAGCGCGGCGACCTATCTCACCGACGATATCGCCGGCGATCTGGCCGAAGGCGTGCGCCACTGCGCGCAAGAAGTCAGCGCCGCCATCGGCTGGCGTCCGGATCGCTGA
- a CDS encoding ThuA domain-containing protein: MSRSRFSAMLAIMLAGALTSQAMAQTGNPGGPINDNLGEMDYGVCRGLDPKCYHDWPRAPTTKYRILIYSRTGASRHANLGHVLPAGLNPPLGPDNVAQAGMIRMAHEQGWDVDWTEDVTQMASLNGYNAVIFLSTSREILDDTAKTALRQYMRAGGGFVAIHNAFGTNYTWPYYEGMLGGANFYDHLPAREGDVVIVDDKDASTKGLPKRFHYRDEWYNLVPFPTHVRFLATTDEKSWATPPKVGGDAKSIAATMGEPGAILPDYLVHPRYPSVVGHHPGHGDFHPVAWCQYYDGGKVWATTLGHDTRTYQPHGMPGADEFQAMLIGGIKSVMGAAPFCQ, translated from the coding sequence ATGAGCCGTTCGAGATTCAGCGCCATGCTGGCCATCATGCTGGCGGGTGCGTTAACGAGTCAGGCCATGGCGCAGACCGGCAATCCGGGCGGCCCCATCAACGACAATCTGGGTGAGATGGACTATGGCGTCTGCCGCGGCCTCGATCCCAAATGTTATCACGACTGGCCCCGCGCCCCGACCACCAAATACCGCATCCTGATCTATTCGCGCACCGGTGCTTCGCGCCATGCCAATCTGGGCCATGTTCTGCCCGCCGGGCTCAACCCGCCGCTGGGGCCTGACAATGTGGCGCAGGCGGGCATGATCCGCATGGCGCATGAGCAGGGCTGGGATGTCGACTGGACCGAGGATGTGACGCAGATGGCCAGCCTCAATGGCTACAATGCGGTGATCTTCCTCTCGACCTCGCGCGAGATCCTCGATGACACCGCCAAGACGGCGCTGCGGCAATATATGCGCGCGGGCGGCGGGTTCGTGGCGATCCACAACGCCTTCGGCACCAATTACACCTGGCCCTATTATGAGGGCATGCTGGGCGGCGCCAATTTCTACGATCATCTGCCCGCGCGCGAGGGCGATGTGGTGATTGTGGACGACAAGGACGCCTCGACCAAGGGGCTGCCCAAGCGGTTCCATTATCGCGATGAGTGGTACAATCTGGTGCCCTTCCCCACCCATGTGCGCTTTCTGGCGACGACAGACGAAAAGTCATGGGCCACGCCGCCCAAGGTGGGGGGCGACGCCAAAAGCATCGCCGCGACAATGGGCGAGCCCGGGGCGATCCTGCCGGACTATCTGGTCCACCCGCGCTATCCTTCCGTGGTGGGGCATCATCCCGGGCATGGTGATTTCCACCCGGTGGCGTGGTGCCAGTATTACGATGGCGGCAAGGTCTGGGCGACCACACTGGGCCATGACACGCGCACCTACCAGCCCCATGGCATGCCCGGCGCCGACGAATTCCAGGCCATGCTGATCGGCGGCATCAAATCGGTGATGGGGGCGGCGCCCTTTTGCCAATAG
- a CDS encoding rhamnogalacturonan acetylesterase — protein MTLTRTLTTGMMTAMLSIAATSLHAETAPRLWRLDGPAKAGEQAIAPTAPWNPATGGYESDGALSLPVAEGNWLVTLDIGSDAHAGTTTIKAENRRLMLDRIASAKGQHVVRRFVVHVHNASLGAVPLNAPGGDHVRLTPAQAAQRNWDDRLTLEVLGPGATVRWVKVEPTQVPTIFTVGDSMVADHPTEPTGSWAQFLPAMLDDGIAVANYAESGATLKSFLADLRLDKALSLMKPGDVLMIQFGHNDQKANWPQTYAEANTTYRAYLAAYIAEARRRGATPVLVTSPERRNFDAAGHIVPSLGDYPKVMRDISQEQNVPLVDLNRASIALYEALGPERAPAMFNDEGRDKTHYDNWGAWMAARIVADQLRIALPALASHITSAPFDPARPEKAEIAVSAAHSSQRPLGN, from the coding sequence ATGACCTTGACCCGCACGCTGACCACAGGAATGATGACGGCCATGCTGTCGATCGCCGCCACCTCGCTGCATGCTGAAACGGCACCGCGCCTCTGGCGGCTGGATGGCCCCGCCAAGGCGGGAGAACAGGCGATTGCCCCCACCGCGCCATGGAATCCGGCGACGGGCGGTTATGAAAGCGATGGCGCACTCTCCCTGCCGGTGGCGGAGGGCAACTGGCTGGTCACGCTCGATATCGGCAGCGATGCGCATGCCGGAACCACCACCATCAAGGCCGAGAACCGCCGCCTGATGCTCGACCGCATTGCCAGCGCCAAGGGCCAGCATGTGGTGAGGCGCTTTGTGGTGCATGTGCATAATGCGTCGCTGGGCGCGGTGCCGCTCAATGCGCCGGGCGGGGATCATGTGCGGCTGACCCCGGCGCAGGCCGCCCAGCGCAATTGGGATGACAGGCTGACGCTGGAGGTGTTGGGGCCCGGTGCAACGGTGCGCTGGGTCAAGGTGGAACCGACGCAGGTGCCCACCATCTTCACGGTGGGCGATTCCATGGTGGCCGACCATCCCACCGAGCCCACCGGAAGCTGGGCGCAGTTCCTGCCCGCCATGCTGGATGATGGGATCGCCGTCGCCAATTATGCCGAGAGCGGGGCGACGCTCAAATCCTTCCTCGCCGATCTGCGGCTGGACAAGGCGCTTTCGCTGATGAAGCCGGGCGATGTGCTGATGATCCAGTTCGGCCACAACGATCAGAAGGCCAACTGGCCCCAGACCTATGCCGAGGCGAACACCACCTATCGCGCTTACCTTGCCGCCTATATCGCCGAGGCGCGGCGGCGTGGCGCCACCCCCGTGCTGGTCACCAGCCCGGAGCGGCGCAATTTCGATGCGGCAGGCCATATCGTTCCCTCGCTGGGCGATTATCCCAAGGTGATGCGCGACATCTCGCAGGAGCAAAACGTGCCGCTGGTCGATCTCAACCGCGCCAGCATCGCGCTGTATGAAGCGCTGGGGCCGGAACGCGCCCCCGCCATGTTCAACGACGAAGGCCGCGACAAGACCCATTACGACAATTGGGGCGCATGGATGGCCGCGCGCATCGTGGCCGATCAATTGCGCATCGCCCTGCCCGCGCTGGCATCGCATATCACCTCGGCGCCCTTCGATCCGGCCAGGCCCGAGAAGGCCGAGATTGCCGTTAGTGCCGCTCATTCCAGCCAGCGCCCACTCGGCAACTGA
- a CDS encoding TonB-dependent receptor: protein MHSTGGRLRPSPSRLAMVIAGLTASALLATPALAQDKDQSDQSAAPAARPAEPDREIVVTGFRSSLNAALQEKRTSAAAIDAIKAEDVGKFPDSNLAESMQRVPGIALARGDGGEGKNIAVRGLGAAFTRVRLNGMEGTAQTGSSDIYGAGNTGRSFDFNVFPTEIFSELAVRKTPSADVEEGSLGATVDLKAPHPLDFHKSFVATISAKGVWNEVSRKVDPRVSLLISKQNNDGTLGILGTFSYSHRNIREVGYSAVNILPTYVNGGFCSPVGVTPQNPATSALKGTDAANCSTGNPRTGSTAAYNLIQSLTGPSGQPGGGVFLPRIPRYLNSVQDATRMGGSLSIQWKPDDRTEIVVDGLFSRYHVVRHDNYIDALSFARNASNNGQPMTSVTDIQLKSNGSLLYGAFNGVDLRSESLVDRFTTTFAQGNITLHHDLTDKLTVDVMGGWSKSIFDNPERLTVNLDAIDAPFSIDFRGGGSIPVLKYGIDVSNPANFSYAPGKADGTVLGNYNTRNWYVTTRNLTYDTSFTWAWSDHFKLKFGGQFRESAFKNRQLNIAPANQATTALPAGVTTSSFTYQITGLNTLLNPGALSSFTATDIEKWKQAVGYNSFTFCGIECGNGSPEVREQELGAFVMQQFDLPDTFPIPVRGDVGVRFVNTMQHTVGYIPTATTTGPYPTVAIPAIVDRQYSDWLPSANIVLELKPSLLMRLSAAKVMSRPELAVLPSGGAVNAVTRTATIGNPYLNPIRATTFDAALEWYFRPGSLFSVAYFHKQISTYIQSVNTLVPYSQLGLPNTLLANSNTLPSDLFTVTRSVNTPGGPLNGVEVNLQLPFTFLPGFAKDFGLLANYTHVASRVNYVLQSSATSTLSTTANLVNMSPDTASGTLFYENKLFSIRGTVSYRGPYIRQIPSGANDSDILGNHGTTYIDASASYNLTKQVKLTVDVQNITDTHNVLYIDSGRQDPLFDTRTGRTITFGVNAKF from the coding sequence ATGCATTCGACCGGGGGGCGCCTGCGTCCATCTCCTTCCCGACTGGCCATGGTGATCGCCGGTCTGACGGCAAGCGCGCTGCTGGCCACGCCGGCCTTGGCGCAAGACAAGGATCAGTCGGACCAAAGCGCGGCACCCGCCGCCAGGCCTGCGGAGCCTGACCGTGAGATCGTCGTCACGGGCTTTCGTTCATCGCTGAATGCCGCGCTTCAGGAAAAGCGCACATCGGCGGCCGCCATCGATGCCATCAAGGCCGAGGATGTCGGCAAATTCCCCGATTCCAATCTGGCGGAATCGATGCAGCGCGTGCCCGGCATCGCGCTGGCCCGCGGCGACGGCGGCGAGGGCAAGAACATCGCCGTGCGCGGCCTTGGCGCGGCCTTCACGCGCGTGCGCCTCAACGGCATGGAAGGCACGGCGCAGACCGGCTCCTCCGACATTTACGGCGCGGGCAACACCGGGCGCAGCTTCGATTTCAACGTCTTCCCCACCGAAATCTTCTCCGAACTGGCGGTGCGCAAGACGCCCTCGGCTGACGTGGAGGAAGGCTCGCTGGGCGCCACCGTCGATCTGAAGGCGCCGCATCCGCTCGACTTCCACAAGAGCTTCGTTGCCACCATTTCCGCCAAGGGCGTGTGGAATGAGGTCAGCCGCAAGGTCGATCCGCGCGTCTCGCTGCTGATCTCCAAGCAGAACAACGACGGCACGCTCGGCATTCTGGGCACCTTCAGCTACAGCCATCGCAACATCCGCGAGGTGGGCTATTCGGCGGTGAACATTCTGCCGACCTATGTGAATGGCGGCTTCTGCTCACCTGTTGGCGTTACCCCGCAGAACCCCGCGACCAGCGCGCTGAAAGGCACCGATGCCGCTAATTGCTCCACCGGCAATCCGCGCACCGGCAGCACGGCGGCCTACAATCTGATCCAGTCGCTGACGGGGCCTTCGGGTCAGCCGGGCGGCGGCGTCTTTCTGCCGCGCATCCCGCGCTATCTCAACTCGGTGCAGGATGCCACGCGCATGGGCGGATCGCTGTCCATCCAGTGGAAGCCCGATGACCGCACCGAGATCGTGGTGGATGGCCTGTTCAGCCGCTATCATGTGGTGCGGCATGACAATTACATCGATGCGCTCTCTTTCGCGCGCAATGCCAGCAACAATGGCCAGCCGATGACCTCGGTCACCGATATTCAGCTGAAGTCCAACGGCTCGCTGCTCTATGGCGCTTTCAATGGCGTGGATCTGCGCTCTGAAAGTCTGGTGGACCGTTTCACCACCACTTTCGCTCAGGGCAACATCACGCTGCATCACGATCTGACCGATAAGCTGACCGTCGATGTGATGGGCGGCTGGTCCAAATCGATCTTCGACAATCCCGAGCGCCTGACGGTCAATCTTGACGCCATCGATGCGCCCTTTTCGATCGACTTCCGGGGCGGTGGTTCCATCCCGGTGCTGAAATATGGCATCGATGTCTCGAACCCGGCCAATTTCTCCTACGCACCGGGCAAGGCTGATGGCACGGTGCTGGGCAATTACAACACCCGCAACTGGTATGTCACCACGCGCAACCTCACCTATGACACCAGCTTTACCTGGGCGTGGAGCGATCATTTCAAGCTGAAGTTCGGCGGCCAGTTCCGCGAAAGCGCCTTCAAGAACCGCCAGCTCAACATCGCCCCGGCCAATCAGGCGACCACCGCTCTGCCCGCAGGCGTGACGACCTCAAGCTTCACCTATCAGATCACCGGGCTCAACACGCTGCTCAACCCCGGCGCGCTCTCCAGCTTCACCGCCACCGATATCGAGAAGTGGAAGCAGGCGGTGGGCTACAACAGCTTCACCTTCTGCGGCATCGAATGCGGCAATGGCTCGCCCGAAGTGCGCGAGCAGGAGCTGGGCGCCTTCGTGATGCAGCAGTTCGATCTGCCCGATACCTTCCCGATCCCGGTGCGCGGCGATGTGGGCGTGCGCTTCGTCAACACCATGCAGCATACGGTGGGCTATATCCCCACGGCCACCACCACCGGCCCCTATCCCACCGTGGCGATCCCCGCCATCGTCGACCGGCAATATTCCGACTGGCTGCCCTCGGCCAACATCGTGCTGGAGCTGAAGCCCAGCCTGCTGATGCGCCTCTCCGCCGCCAAGGTGATGAGCCGGCCCGAACTGGCGGTGCTGCCCTCGGGCGGGGCGGTCAATGCGGTGACGCGCACGGCCACCATCGGCAATCCCTATCTCAACCCGATCCGCGCCACCACATTTGACGCCGCGCTGGAGTGGTATTTCCGCCCCGGTTCGCTCTTCTCGGTGGCCTATTTCCACAAGCAGATCAGCACTTACATCCAGTCGGTCAACACGCTGGTGCCCTACAGCCAGCTGGGCCTGCCCAACACGCTGCTGGCCAATTCGAACACATTGCCGAGCGATCTTTTCACCGTGACGCGTTCGGTCAACACGCCGGGCGGGCCGTTGAACGGTGTCGAGGTCAATCTGCAACTGCCCTTCACCTTCCTGCCGGGCTTTGCGAAAGATTTCGGCCTGCTGGCGAACTACACCCATGTGGCGTCCCGCGTGAATTACGTGCTGCAGAGCAGTGCCACCTCCACGCTTTCCACCACCGCCAATCTGGTGAACATGTCGCCCGATACGGCCAGCGGCACCTTGTTCTATGAGAACAAGCTGTTCAGCATTCGCGGTACGGTCAGCTATCGCGGGCCCTATATCCGCCAGATCCCCTCGGGCGCCAATGACAGCGACATTCTGGGCAATCACGGCACCACCTATATCGACGCCTCGGCCAGCTACAATCTGACCAAGCAGGTGAAGCTGACCGTGGATGTGCAGAACATCACCGACACTCACAATGTGCTCTACATCGACAGCGGCCGTCAGGACCCGCTTTTCGATACGCGCACTGGCAGGACCATCACTTTTGGCGTGAACGCCAAATTCTGA
- a CDS encoding DUF3237 domain-containing protein, with the protein MTNRRDFLASGALLSLTMSDRALAAPASTDDGTPHLDLAMEIIVDIGETEDMGEGPLGHRRIVPILGGSFSGPRLRGKVRPGGADRQLIRSDGMHQLSALYELETDDGAVITVLNKVMVETLPDGARYAVSAPELTAPKGPHDWLNHAVFVGTLTSLKPARQAVKIRFFRVS; encoded by the coding sequence ATGACCAACCGCCGCGATTTTCTGGCCAGCGGAGCGCTGCTGTCCCTGACCATGAGCGACAGAGCTCTGGCAGCCCCTGCCTCTACCGATGATGGCACACCCCATCTGGACCTCGCGATGGAGATCATCGTCGACATCGGCGAGACCGAGGATATGGGCGAAGGCCCGCTGGGCCACCGCCGCATCGTGCCCATTCTGGGTGGCAGCTTTTCCGGCCCCCGCTTGCGCGGCAAGGTACGCCCCGGCGGCGCCGACCGCCAGCTGATCCGCAGCGACGGCATGCACCAGTTGAGCGCGCTCTACGAGCTGGAGACCGATGATGGCGCGGTCATCACCGTGCTGAACAAGGTGATGGTCGAAACGCTGCCCGATGGCGCGCGCTATGCCGTCTCCGCCCCGGAACTCACCGCTCCCAAGGGCCCGCATGACTGGCTGAACCACGCTGTTTTCGTGGGCACGCTGACCAGCCTGAAACCGGCGCGGCAGGCCGTCAAGATCCGCTTCTTCCGCGTGTCGTGA
- a CDS encoding alpha-N-arabinofuranosidase, with protein sequence MIRPASRWMARCAMALLLGGSALASSAQAQTDTAATLHADAPGATVDRHIFSQFAEHLGYGIYGGIWVGPNSKIPNIKGYRKDVVEALRALHVPLVRWPGGCFADEYHWRDGIGPRANRPTRINTHWGGVTEPNSFGTHEFMDFAELIGADAYVSGNVGSDAPSAMEEWVQYITAPEGALAQERAKNGRKEPWKLPYFGIGNELWGCGGNMRPDDAAGITRRYATFVKAPYGVKIQKVASGANGPDTNWTEVMMREAGKQIDGIGLHYYTTPGETAGAPKGRGSATDFTETDYARTMAKTWRMEELLTKHSAIMDKYDPARRVNLAVDEWGIWTDVEPGTNTGFLYQQNSLRDALLAAVNINIFVHHAERVRMTNIAQMVNVLQAMILTDGPKMVLTPTYHTFDLYRPWQDGTALPLDLPKTWYNREEWTAPAVTGSAVRGKDGAVHVALVNIDPNQPHHLEIALTGVNAAQVSGRILTAGRVQDVNDFATPARVAPAAFTGAVIRDGKLSLDVPAKALVVLDLR encoded by the coding sequence ATGATTCGTCCTGCCTCACGCTGGATGGCGCGCTGTGCCATGGCTTTGCTGCTGGGCGGCAGCGCTCTGGCATCCTCGGCACAAGCCCAGACGGATACGGCTGCCACGCTCCACGCCGATGCGCCGGGCGCGACCGTGGACCGCCATATCTTCAGCCAGTTTGCCGAGCATCTGGGCTATGGCATCTATGGCGGCATCTGGGTCGGTCCCAACTCGAAAATCCCCAACATCAAGGGCTATCGCAAGGATGTGGTGGAAGCTCTACGCGCCTTGCATGTGCCGCTGGTGCGCTGGCCGGGCGGCTGCTTTGCCGATGAATATCACTGGCGAGACGGCATCGGCCCGCGCGCCAACCGCCCCACCCGCATCAACACCCATTGGGGCGGCGTGACCGAGCCCAACAGCTTTGGCACCCACGAATTCATGGACTTCGCCGAGCTGATCGGGGCGGACGCCTATGTCTCGGGCAATGTCGGCAGCGATGCGCCCTCCGCCATGGAGGAGTGGGTGCAATACATCACCGCTCCCGAAGGCGCTCTGGCGCAGGAGCGGGCGAAGAATGGCCGCAAGGAGCCATGGAAGCTGCCCTATTTTGGCATTGGCAATGAGCTGTGGGGCTGCGGCGGCAACATGCGGCCCGACGATGCCGCCGGGATCACCCGTCGCTACGCCACCTTTGTGAAAGCGCCCTATGGTGTGAAGATCCAGAAGGTCGCCAGCGGCGCCAACGGCCCCGATACCAACTGGACCGAAGTGATGATGCGCGAGGCCGGCAAGCAGATCGACGGCATCGGCCTGCATTACTACACCACGCCGGGCGAAACGGCAGGCGCTCCGAAGGGCAGGGGATCGGCCACCGATTTCACCGAGACCGATTATGCCCGCACCATGGCCAAGACATGGCGTATGGAGGAACTGCTCACCAAGCACTCCGCCATCATGGACAAGTATGACCCCGCGCGCCGCGTCAATCTGGCGGTGGACGAATGGGGTATCTGGACCGATGTGGAGCCCGGCACCAACACCGGATTCCTCTATCAGCAGAATAGCCTGCGCGATGCCTTGCTGGCGGCGGTGAACATCAACATCTTCGTCCACCATGCCGAGCGCGTGCGGATGACCAACATCGCCCAGATGGTGAATGTGCTGCAGGCGATGATCCTGACCGATGGGCCCAAGATGGTGCTGACCCCCACCTATCATACCTTCGACCTCTACCGCCCATGGCAGGATGGCACGGCCCTGCCGCTCGACCTGCCAAAAACCTGGTACAATCGCGAGGAATGGACCGCGCCTGCCGTGACGGGCTCTGCTGTGCGCGGGAAGGATGGCGCGGTGCATGTGGCGCTGGTCAACATCGATCCGAACCAGCCGCATCATCTGGAGATCGCGCTGACGGGTGTGAATGCCGCGCAGGTTTCGGGGCGCATTCTGACCGCCGGGCGGGTGCAGGATGTGAATGATTTTGCGACCCCCGCGCGCGTAGCGCCTGCCGCCTTTACCGGAGCGGTGATCCGCGACGGCAAGCTCTCGCTGGATGTTCCGGCCAAGGCGCTGGTGGTGCTGGATCTGCGCTGA
- a CDS encoding VOC family protein, translating to MAVSLRLLWVSAGLMLTTSASAQTEAPMADLPILGLAQVSFRVSDLATSRHYYHDVLGLPEAFDLKDKAGHVRSAYFKINDEQYLELIPGLRAGDNNRQARLVVQASDLEKLHAIYTGRSLHPGPITPGPDGNPLFRIVAPNGLPLDFLQYAPGSRQDLLRGKLLTDQRISTHLLHAGTMVTDDATKAFFARLGWGKVLPGPRGDYIETPASDKNLETKNPPLDPGNPATRAQYLREVSGAVNHFSLEITDMHAAREALKRRGHYDDVRLRVASGNNHHWLLHLFDPDGTRTELMSKDPVPAGVTPFSVMPPGPPAPPIPPTTPGVYPWP from the coding sequence ATGGCTGTATCGTTGCGCCTGCTGTGGGTGTCGGCGGGGTTGATGCTGACCACATCGGCCTCTGCCCAGACTGAGGCACCGATGGCCGATCTGCCGATCCTCGGGCTGGCGCAGGTGTCCTTTCGGGTGAGCGATTTGGCGACATCACGGCATTACTACCACGATGTGCTGGGCCTGCCTGAAGCCTTCGATTTGAAGGACAAGGCCGGGCATGTCCGTTCGGCTTACTTCAAGATCAATGACGAGCAATATCTCGAACTGATCCCCGGCCTGCGCGCGGGTGACAACAACCGGCAGGCAAGGCTGGTGGTGCAGGCTTCCGATCTTGAAAAGCTGCATGCAATCTACACCGGGCGCAGCCTCCATCCCGGCCCGATCACGCCGGGCCCGGATGGCAATCCTTTGTTCCGGATCGTGGCGCCCAATGGCTTGCCGCTCGATTTTCTGCAGTATGCACCGGGCTCGCGCCAGGACTTGCTGCGCGGCAAACTGCTGACGGATCAGCGTATCTCGACCCATCTGCTGCATGCCGGAACCATGGTGACGGATGATGCCACCAAGGCCTTCTTCGCAAGGCTTGGCTGGGGCAAGGTGCTGCCCGGGCCGCGCGGCGACTATATCGAAACGCCCGCATCCGACAAAAATCTGGAGACCAAGAACCCTCCCCTCGATCCCGGCAATCCAGCCACCCGCGCCCAATATCTGCGCGAGGTCTCCGGCGCGGTGAACCACTTTTCGCTGGAGATCACCGATATGCATGCCGCGCGCGAAGCGTTGAAACGGCGGGGCCATTATGACGATGTTCGCCTGCGCGTCGCCTCGGGCAACAACCATCACTGGCTGCTGCATCTCTTCGATCCCGACGGCACCCGCACCGAACTGATGAGCAAGGACCCGGTCCCCGCCGGTGTCACGCCCTTTTCGGTGATGCCGCCGGGCCCGCCCGCGCCGCCGATCCCGCCGACCACACCGGGCGTCTATCCCTGGCCCTGA
- a CDS encoding queuosine precursor transporter, with amino-acid sequence MTDQTHLRTVEASDLAQKPMRYFDFVMAAFVAILLLSNVLGAGKVAKVDLPVIGDWPFGAGILFFPLGYLIGDILTEVYGYARARRCVWVGFVALLFMAFMSWVVVTLPPAPDWTGQSAYDAVFGQVPRIVIASVCAFWFGEFANSFVLARMKVWTKGEKLWTRTIGSTVVGQAVDSIVFYPLAFLGASGWTPALVVKVLVTNWALKVSWEVILTPVTYMVVGFLKRAEGVEVFDTHTNFTPFSAKV; translated from the coding sequence ATGACCGACCAGACCCACCTCCGCACCGTCGAGGCAAGCGATCTGGCCCAGAAACCCATGCGCTATTTCGACTTCGTCATGGCTGCTTTCGTGGCGATCCTGCTGCTCTCCAACGTGCTGGGCGCGGGCAAGGTGGCCAAAGTCGATCTGCCCGTCATCGGCGATTGGCCCTTTGGCGCGGGCATCCTGTTCTTCCCGCTGGGCTATCTGATCGGCGATATCCTCACCGAGGTCTACGGCTACGCCCGCGCCCGCCGCTGCGTGTGGGTGGGCTTTGTGGCGCTGCTGTTCATGGCATTTATGTCGTGGGTGGTCGTCACCCTGCCCCCCGCCCCCGACTGGACCGGCCAAAGCGCCTATGACGCGGTTTTCGGCCAGGTGCCGCGCATCGTCATCGCCAGCGTCTGCGCCTTCTGGTTCGGGGAATTTGCCAACAGCTTCGTCCTCGCCCGCATGAAGGTGTGGACCAAGGGCGAGAAGCTGTGGACACGCACCATCGGCTCGACAGTGGTGGGCCAGGCGGTGGACAGCATTGTGTTCTACCCGCTGGCGTTTCTGGGCGCCTCGGGCTGGACGCCCGCGCTGGTGGTGAAGGTGCTGGTAACCAACTGGGCGCTGAAAGTGAGCTGGGAGGTCATCCTGACGCCCGTCACCTATATGGTCGTCGGCTTCCTGAAGCGCGCGGAGGGCGTGGAGGTGTTCGATACGCACACCAATTTCACGCCGTTCAGCGCGAAGGTTTAA
- a CDS encoding 3-keto-disaccharide hydrolase — MKRIALATCLLACAAPTLAQRPPRYIEPTPYTFDDHQGWQSMFNGKTLQGWEGQMDAWKVEGGAITATDHGNSPSIYLFWKGNDGGDLKDFEFKTEIRLEGDKANSGVQFRAQLLGKTDKPNSEWESFGYQADMDFANVQTGALIECCAGPHRGPSPRPFRASMGMALRTAPEASGTPSLIGRIGDPAPLKASIHTGGWNQLHVIARGHTLFYLMNGVLMSTVQDDDPARFIAHGRLAIQLEGSGDRKVSYRNMWLKTIPEDPPRLVRRGGSQAYWQKGAAPITDLMPPISMAWNSSAPGMPWGW, encoded by the coding sequence TTGAAACGGATCGCTCTTGCCACCTGCCTGCTGGCCTGCGCCGCCCCCACTCTGGCGCAACGCCCCCCGCGCTACATCGAACCCACGCCCTACACTTTCGATGACCATCAAGGCTGGCAATCGATGTTCAACGGCAAGACCCTCCAGGGCTGGGAGGGCCAGATGGACGCATGGAAGGTGGAAGGCGGCGCCATCACCGCCACGGACCATGGCAACAGCCCCTCCATCTACCTCTTCTGGAAAGGCAACGACGGCGGCGACCTCAAAGATTTCGAGTTCAAGACCGAGATCAGGCTGGAGGGCGACAAGGCCAACAGCGGCGTGCAATTCCGCGCCCAACTGCTGGGCAAGACCGACAAGCCCAATTCCGAATGGGAGTCCTTCGGCTATCAGGCCGATATGGACTTTGCCAATGTCCAGACCGGCGCACTGATCGAATGCTGCGCCGGACCACATCGCGGCCCCTCGCCCCGGCCTTTCCGCGCCAGCATGGGCATGGCGCTGCGCACCGCGCCCGAAGCTTCAGGCACGCCATCGCTGATCGGGCGGATTGGCGATCCTGCCCCGCTGAAGGCCAGCATCCATACCGGCGGCTGGAACCAGTTGCATGTGATCGCGCGCGGCCACACGCTGTTTTATCTGATGAACGGCGTGCTGATGTCGACCGTGCAGGATGACGATCCCGCCCGCTTCATCGCCCATGGCCGCCTCGCCATCCAGCTTGAGGGCAGCGGGGATCGCAAGGTGTCCTACCGCAACATGTGGCTGAAAACTATCCCTGAAGACCCGCCCCGGCTTGTGCGCCGGGGCGGGTCGCAGGCCTATTGGCAAAAGGGCGCCGCCCCCATCACCGATTTGATGCCGCCGATCAGCATGGCCTGGAATTCGTCGGCGCCGGGCATGCCATGGGGCTGGTAG